The genomic region GGCGATATGCGTTGGTTAACGCTTTGCTTGGAAGAAAGAAGAGACTTTGAATTAGTAATCTTACAAGCAACAAGCGATGCTGAAAAAGCGTTGGTTGGTAAACAAGCGGGAAATCATCCTTTTATCACTCTTGAAAGCACCGACTGTTTTAAAGATTATGAAACATTACAAGCGCAAGAGATTGCAATTGTAGATAAGCCTGAAAAACAACCGTGGGGTACCGCAATGAGTATTAAAGATAACTCAGGCAATATCGTGTACATCTGTCAGCATGCATAAAAATATGACACCTCGACAACAACAATTTTTCGCCGCAATTCCGACGTCATGGAAAAAGCCATTAGAGTACGTT from Candidatus Babeliales bacterium harbors:
- a CDS encoding VOC family protein; translation: MLKAISHVTMLVNDQDATVNFYKKLGFIIHTDANFGDMRWLTLCLEERRDFELVILQATSDAEKALVGKQAGNHPFITLESTDCFKDYETLQAQEIAIVDKPEKQPWGTAMSIKDNSGNIVYICQHA